One window from the genome of Pedobacter schmidteae encodes:
- a CDS encoding ComF family protein has product MMWLKLLFRDLIGLLFPNLCCACGAYLYPGEQQLCTKCIYQLPYTDHHLHAENKAARQLWGRVPCNAVMSLLHFKKGSRTQNIIHSLKYKGRKDLGVKLGSMIAAKLQAGTSYKDIDIIIPVPLHPSRESARGYNQSKCIADGISKTLGLPVDTKCLLRSRSTRSQTKKGRYSRFKNMQTVFSVTNAAHIKGKHILLVDDVITTGATLEACSLVLLKQKIGKLSIATVAFAE; this is encoded by the coding sequence ATGATGTGGTTAAAACTTCTTTTTAGAGACCTGATTGGCCTCCTATTTCCCAACCTGTGCTGCGCATGCGGGGCCTACCTATATCCTGGTGAGCAACAGCTGTGTACAAAATGTATATACCAGTTGCCCTATACAGACCACCACCTGCATGCCGAAAATAAAGCGGCCAGACAGTTATGGGGTCGCGTGCCCTGTAACGCAGTCATGTCGCTCCTGCATTTTAAAAAGGGCAGTCGCACCCAAAACATTATCCATAGCTTAAAATACAAGGGCCGGAAAGACCTGGGTGTAAAACTGGGGAGCATGATAGCAGCCAAATTGCAAGCAGGCACTTCCTATAAAGATATAGACATCATCATCCCCGTACCCCTACACCCAAGTAGGGAAAGCGCAAGAGGTTACAACCAAAGCAAGTGTATCGCCGATGGGATTTCTAAAACGTTAGGCTTGCCTGTAGACACAAAATGCCTGCTACGCAGCCGGAGCACCCGAAGCCAAACAAAAAAAGGAAGGTATAGCCGATTCAAAAATATGCAGACTGTTTTTTCCGTGACAAATGCCGCTCACATAAAAGGCAAACATATCTTATTGGTAGATGATGTGATTACTACCGGAGCAACCCTTGAGGCTTGCAGTCTGGTATTGCTAAAACAGAAAATCGGAAAATTAAGCATAGCTACTGTAGCATTTGCAGAATAA
- a CDS encoding DeoR/GlpR family DNA-binding transcription regulator, translated as MIKAERKQLIISHVSKDQKVLLSELSTLLNVSEDTVRRDIRELSDEGLLKAVRGGAILHSPIPLHFRDREHYDVSHKQIIAEKALRFIKDGQVVLFDSGTSALVVATHLPKERKITAITNSFPVASVLEDHPNAEVIFIGGRLNKTAFSTSGHEVIRTLGGVSPDICFLGICSIDIHNGVTGKDYEDSQVKKMMVEKAKRVIALSTLEKIGTAEPYLICTATAIDTIITDIEPTHADLLPYTAAGIEIV; from the coding sequence ATGATTAAGGCAGAAAGAAAACAGCTGATTATTTCCCATGTCAGCAAAGATCAAAAGGTACTTTTAAGTGAATTGAGCACGCTGTTAAATGTGTCTGAAGATACTGTAAGACGAGATATCAGGGAACTTTCGGACGAGGGCTTGCTGAAGGCTGTTCGTGGAGGTGCGATTTTACATTCACCTATCCCTTTACATTTCCGGGACAGGGAACATTACGATGTGAGCCATAAGCAGATTATTGCAGAAAAGGCCCTCAGGTTTATCAAAGATGGACAGGTGGTGCTTTTTGATTCGGGCACTTCGGCACTGGTTGTAGCCACGCATTTGCCTAAAGAACGGAAAATTACCGCTATTACTAATAGTTTCCCGGTTGCTTCGGTATTGGAAGATCATCCCAATGCCGAGGTAATTTTTATTGGTGGACGCCTCAATAAAACGGCATTTTCGACCTCTGGTCATGAGGTGATCCGTACATTGGGCGGCGTTAGTCCGGATATTTGTTTCCTTGGAATTTGCAGCATTGACATCCATAACGGAGTAACCGGAAAGGATTATGAAGATTCGCAGGTTAAAAAAATGATGGTAGAAAAGGCCAAACGTGTAATTGCGCTTTCGACGCTGGAAAAAATAGGGACGGCAGAACCTTACCTGATTTGTACTGCAACAGCTATTGATACAATTATTACAGATATTGAACCAACGCATGCCGATCTGCTGCCATATACAGCGGCAGGAATCGAAATTGTATAG
- a CDS encoding 5'(3')-deoxyribonucleotidase codes for MKKTIGIDMDGVLADIEAQWLNWYEREYGVKLGSEIFLGVRESDAFPDKEAVHKFVYTPGFFRTIPVMEGAIEVVKKLSEDFDIYIVSAAMEFPLSLFEKREWLAEHFPFISWKNIIFCGDKSVIATDYLIDDHCKNLDYCKGTPIMFTAGHNINHTHHIRANNWREVLTLMQIHSDKAVLSNECLS; via the coding sequence ATGAAGAAAACAATTGGAATAGACATGGATGGAGTTCTGGCCGACATAGAAGCACAATGGCTAAACTGGTACGAAAGAGAGTACGGCGTAAAACTTGGCTCAGAGATTTTTCTTGGTGTTAGGGAGTCGGACGCATTCCCGGATAAAGAAGCCGTACATAAATTTGTATACACACCCGGTTTCTTCAGAACCATCCCTGTAATGGAAGGCGCCATAGAAGTGGTAAAAAAGCTCTCTGAAGACTTTGATATTTACATCGTTTCTGCGGCAATGGAATTCCCGCTTTCGCTGTTTGAAAAAAGAGAATGGCTGGCCGAGCACTTTCCTTTCATCAGCTGGAAAAACATTATTTTTTGTGGTGACAAAAGCGTAATAGCTACGGACTATCTGATTGACGACCATTGCAAGAACCTCGATTACTGCAAAGGCACCCCAATCATGTTCACTGCTGGACACAATATCAATCATACTCACCACATCCGGGCCAACAACTGGCGGGAAGTGTTAACGTTGATGCAAATACATTCCGATAAAGCTGTTTTATCCAACGAATGTCTTTCTTAA
- the glyA gene encoding serine hydroxymethyltransferase: protein MTRDTLIFDLIDKELGRQEHGLELIASENFVSKQVMEAAGSCLTNKYAEGLPGKRYYGGCQVVDTIESLAIERAKQLFGAEWVNVQPHSGAQANAAVMLAVIQPGDKILGFDLSHGGHLTHGSPVNFSGKLYRPLFYGVTKEDGRIDYAKLEEVALAERPKLIIVGASAYSREWDYAFVRSVADKIGALVMADISHPAGLIARGLLQNPLPHCHIVTTTTHKTLRGPRGGMIMMGKDFENPFGLKTPKGETRMMSSVLDMAVFPGTQGGPLEHIIAAKAIAFGEALSDEYLAYVKQVQANAQAMAKAFVAKGYGIISGGTDNHLMLIDLRNKNITGKLAEAALEKAEITVNKNMVPFDDKSPFVTSGIRVGTAAITTRGFKETEMQEIVDLIDQVLTNAEDENNLAQVKEKVISLVSRFPLYK, encoded by the coding sequence ATGACTAGAGATACTTTAATTTTTGATTTGATTGACAAAGAATTGGGCCGTCAGGAGCATGGTCTGGAGCTGATTGCTTCTGAAAATTTTGTAAGCAAACAGGTGATGGAGGCTGCAGGTTCATGTTTAACCAATAAATATGCTGAAGGCCTTCCGGGTAAAAGATACTATGGTGGATGTCAGGTGGTGGATACGATTGAAAGCCTGGCCATTGAGCGTGCAAAACAGCTTTTTGGAGCGGAGTGGGTAAACGTTCAGCCGCACTCAGGTGCACAGGCTAATGCTGCGGTTATGCTGGCTGTAATCCAACCTGGAGATAAAATTCTGGGCTTTGATCTTTCGCACGGTGGACACTTAACACATGGTTCTCCGGTTAACTTTTCGGGAAAATTGTATCGTCCTTTATTTTATGGAGTGACCAAAGAAGATGGCAGAATTGACTATGCAAAGCTGGAAGAAGTGGCTTTGGCTGAGCGTCCTAAGCTGATCATTGTTGGTGCTTCTGCTTATTCAAGAGAGTGGGATTATGCTTTTGTACGTAGTGTTGCTGATAAAATCGGAGCCTTAGTGATGGCAGATATTTCTCATCCGGCAGGCTTAATTGCCCGCGGATTGTTACAAAACCCACTTCCTCATTGCCATATTGTTACGACTACCACACACAAAACTTTACGTGGGCCACGTGGCGGTATGATTATGATGGGCAAGGATTTTGAAAACCCATTCGGATTGAAAACTCCTAAAGGAGAAACCAGGATGATGTCGTCTGTTTTAGATATGGCTGTTTTTCCTGGTACACAAGGTGGGCCTTTGGAACATATTATTGCTGCTAAAGCGATTGCTTTTGGTGAGGCTTTAAGTGACGAATATTTAGCCTATGTAAAACAGGTTCAGGCCAATGCTCAGGCCATGGCAAAAGCTTTTGTGGCTAAAGGTTATGGTATCATTTCTGGTGGTACGGATAATCACTTAATGCTGATCGACCTGCGCAATAAAAATATTACCGGCAAGCTGGCCGAGGCCGCTTTAGAGAAAGCTGAGATTACTGTAAATAAAAACATGGTTCCTTTTGACGACAAATCTCCATTTGTAACTTCAGGTATCAGGGTAGGTACAGCGGCGATTACGACAAGAGGTTTTAAAGAAACTGAAATGCAGGAAATTGTTGACCTGATTGATCAGGTGCTGACCAATGCAGAAGATGAAAATAATTTAGCACAGGTAAAAGAAAAAGTGATAAGTTTAGTAAGCCGTTTCCCATTATATAAATAA
- a CDS encoding AraC family transcriptional regulator produces the protein MPYSLADAATQQWVVNQIESNVAFAFSNNKYIVPNWHWFTFPLSALVFTLLQFRLAILAAKTRQYEKKTHTWIFSFTIICGMIFFGMLAVNLNVLANFDDTWRILKSGKLVLFIGLALLMLSGSFFLSPALIFGFVRIKPKGYTKAEARLSRQENESDESRVKLYDSALVARVEAYIRQTQVFRKAGLTVSDLASLLEVPNHKLSDLFNNHYKLNFNTYINNMRVHYVKDRLEAGEWKQFTLEAIAQDAGFSSRNTFSVAFKRTTGITPSNYLTALKDKAA, from the coding sequence ATGCCTTATAGTCTTGCCGATGCTGCCACCCAGCAATGGGTAGTGAACCAAATAGAAAGTAATGTAGCATTTGCCTTCAGCAACAACAAGTATATTGTACCCAACTGGCATTGGTTCACTTTTCCTCTATCGGCGCTCGTGTTTACTTTACTGCAATTTCGACTGGCCATATTGGCTGCAAAAACAAGACAATATGAAAAAAAGACACATACCTGGATTTTCTCCTTTACGATTATTTGTGGTATGATTTTTTTCGGGATGCTTGCCGTAAATTTAAATGTGCTGGCAAATTTTGATGATACCTGGCGTATCCTGAAATCCGGAAAACTTGTGTTGTTCATAGGGTTGGCATTGCTAATGCTTAGTGGCTCATTTTTTCTGAGTCCGGCTCTGATCTTCGGTTTTGTCAGGATAAAACCGAAAGGATATACCAAGGCCGAAGCTCGTTTAAGCCGGCAGGAAAATGAATCCGACGAAAGCCGGGTTAAATTATATGATAGTGCTCTTGTTGCCAGGGTTGAAGCATATATCAGGCAAACCCAGGTTTTCAGAAAGGCCGGGCTTACCGTAAGTGATCTTGCTTCCCTGCTGGAAGTCCCCAACCATAAGTTGTCCGATCTTTTCAATAACCACTATAAGCTCAACTTCAACACCTATATCAACAATATGCGTGTTCATTATGTAAAAGACAGGCTTGAGGCTGGTGAGTGGAAGCAGTTTACTTTGGAGGCAATTGCCCAAGATGCCGGATTTTCCTCCCGCAATACTTTTTCTGTTGCTTTTAAAAGAACAACAGGCATAACACCATCAAACTACCTTACTGCGCTGAAAGACAAAGCTGCGTAA
- the dxs gene encoding 1-deoxy-D-xylulose-5-phosphate synthase, translating into MEDINGPFLPNINYPADLKRYKEQDLEQIAQELRQHIIDVVSVNGGHFSSSLGVVELTVALHYVLNTPYDKLVWDVGHQAYGHKILTGRKSVFHTNRIINGISGFPKISESEYDTFGVGHSSTSISAALGMAVASHYKGETDRQHVAVIGDGAMTAGLAFEGLNHAGIENSNLLVILNDNCMSIDPNVGALKEYLTNITTSKSYNRFREDISQVLFKLSELGPNAHKFVKKIEKSIKGTLLKQSNLFEALNFRYFGPVDGHDVQRLVQVIRDLKDIPGPKLLHCVTLKGKGFALAEKDQTKWHAPGLFDKITGEIKRSVSDKPQPPKYQDVFGHTLVELAEANKNIVGITPAMPSGSSMNIMMKAMPTRAFDVGIAEQHAVTFSAGLATQGLVPFCNIYSSFMQRAYDQVIHDVAIQNLNVVFCLDRAGVAGSDGATHHGAYDLAYMRCIPNMTVAAPMNEEELRNLMYTAQQENAGPFSIRYPRGTGVMPDWKRPFKTIDKGKGRKICDGEDVAILTIGHVGNFAVEACKELNSEGIHPAHYDMRFVKPLDEDLLHDVFKRYKHVVTVEDGCIQGGMGSAVLEFMADHQYNAQVIRLGIPDEFIEHGEQPELWALCGYDTNAIIKTVEKIAVSRTTKTIAS; encoded by the coding sequence ATGGAAGATATTAACGGTCCGTTTTTACCCAACATAAATTATCCTGCTGATTTAAAGCGGTATAAAGAACAAGACTTAGAGCAAATTGCCCAGGAATTGCGCCAGCACATCATCGATGTGGTCAGCGTAAATGGTGGTCATTTTTCTTCCAGTCTGGGTGTTGTGGAGCTAACGGTTGCTTTGCATTATGTATTAAATACCCCCTACGACAAGTTGGTATGGGATGTTGGTCACCAAGCTTACGGTCATAAAATACTGACCGGAAGGAAATCTGTATTTCACACCAATCGCATCATTAACGGTATCAGTGGATTCCCTAAGATCAGCGAAAGCGAGTACGACACCTTTGGTGTAGGACACTCTTCCACCTCTATTTCTGCAGCTTTGGGTATGGCCGTTGCTTCGCATTATAAAGGTGAAACAGACCGCCAGCATGTGGCTGTAATTGGTGATGGTGCCATGACGGCAGGACTGGCTTTTGAGGGTTTAAACCATGCCGGCATTGAAAATTCAAACCTGTTGGTCATCCTGAACGACAATTGCATGTCAATAGATCCCAATGTAGGAGCCCTAAAAGAATATTTAACCAACATTACCACCTCCAAATCGTACAACCGATTCAGAGAAGATATTTCGCAGGTGCTTTTCAAGCTTTCGGAACTTGGCCCAAATGCACATAAGTTTGTAAAGAAAATAGAGAAAAGCATTAAAGGCACTTTGCTCAAACAGAGCAATTTATTTGAGGCCTTAAATTTCAGATACTTCGGACCAGTTGATGGACATGATGTGCAACGTTTGGTACAGGTGATCAGAGACCTGAAAGACATTCCCGGCCCTAAACTGTTACATTGCGTAACTTTAAAAGGTAAAGGTTTTGCATTAGCCGAAAAAGACCAGACCAAATGGCATGCTCCAGGTCTGTTTGATAAAATTACAGGCGAAATCAAACGTTCTGTATCCGATAAACCACAGCCTCCAAAATATCAGGACGTTTTTGGACATACCCTGGTAGAACTGGCAGAGGCCAATAAAAATATTGTAGGCATTACACCTGCAATGCCTTCCGGCTCGTCCATGAACATCATGATGAAAGCCATGCCAACGCGTGCATTTGATGTAGGCATTGCCGAACAACATGCCGTAACTTTTTCGGCAGGACTGGCTACGCAAGGTCTTGTACCATTTTGCAACATCTACTCCAGCTTTATGCAAAGGGCATACGATCAGGTGATACATGATGTAGCTATACAAAATCTGAATGTAGTATTTTGCCTGGACCGTGCCGGCGTTGCCGGATCAGATGGCGCTACACACCACGGCGCATACGATCTGGCTTACATGCGTTGCATTCCAAACATGACCGTTGCAGCACCAATGAATGAGGAGGAGTTGCGCAATCTGATGTATACAGCGCAACAGGAAAATGCCGGGCCATTTTCTATCCGTTACCCTAGGGGAACCGGCGTAATGCCCGACTGGAAACGTCCTTTTAAAACCATTGACAAAGGCAAAGGCCGGAAAATATGTGATGGCGAAGATGTTGCCATCTTAACCATAGGTCACGTAGGCAATTTTGCTGTAGAAGCCTGCAAAGAACTCAACAGCGAAGGCATTCACCCCGCTCATTATGATATGCGTTTTGTAAAACCACTGGATGAAGACTTGTTGCATGATGTATTTAAGCGTTACAAACATGTAGTTACGGTTGAAGATGGCTGCATTCAGGGCGGAATGGGCAGTGCTGTACTTGAATTTATGGCCGATCATCAATACAACGCACAGGTAATCAGACTGGGCATACCTGATGAATTTATAGAACATGGCGAGCAACCTGAATTATGGGCGTTATGTGGCTACGACACCAATGCTATTATCAAGACGGTCGAAAAAATTGCGGTTAGCAGAACCACTAAAACAATAGCGTCTTAA
- the rlmN gene encoding 23S rRNA (adenine(2503)-C(2))-methyltransferase RlmN — translation MPATNKIDIRSLDLPQLQQHFTDMKEPAYRAKQVYQWLWEKSARSFAEMSNLSKELRNKLDEHYAINVVEVNNAQFSSDHTIKNAFRLYDGNIVEGVLIPMDDRMTACVSSQVGCSLTCKFCATGYMDRKRNLNADEIYDQVVLIDQQARKNYNAPLTNIVYMGMGEPLLNYANVMKSIERITAPDGLNMSYKRITVSTAGISKMIKKLADDGAKFNLALSLHAANDKKRNEIMPINEHNSLKALADSLKYYFAKTKNPVTYEYIVFNHFNDEIEDAMELAKFCKHIPCKVNLIEYNPIQFADFINAEGDKIDAFSNYLKNQGITTNIRRSRGKDIDAACGQLAVKQQN, via the coding sequence CAAAACAGGTTTATCAATGGCTATGGGAAAAATCGGCACGTTCATTTGCCGAAATGAGCAATCTTTCTAAAGAACTCAGAAATAAACTGGATGAACATTATGCCATTAATGTTGTAGAGGTAAACAATGCGCAATTCAGCAGCGACCATACCATCAAAAATGCATTTAGATTATACGACGGCAACATAGTTGAAGGGGTATTGATCCCTATGGACGATAGGATGACCGCCTGTGTAAGCTCTCAGGTAGGTTGCAGCCTGACCTGCAAATTCTGTGCGACAGGGTATATGGACCGTAAGCGGAACCTCAACGCCGACGAGATCTACGATCAGGTGGTATTAATTGATCAGCAGGCCAGGAAAAACTACAACGCCCCTCTTACCAATATTGTTTATATGGGAATGGGCGAGCCCCTGCTCAACTATGCCAATGTGATGAAATCTATCGAGCGCATTACTGCTCCCGACGGATTAAACATGTCTTATAAACGCATCACCGTTTCTACCGCCGGTATTTCCAAAATGATTAAAAAACTGGCCGACGATGGTGCAAAATTTAATCTTGCTTTGTCCCTGCATGCCGCAAATGATAAGAAACGTAATGAAATCATGCCCATCAATGAGCACAATTCATTAAAGGCGCTTGCCGATTCCTTAAAATATTATTTTGCCAAAACCAAGAATCCTGTAACTTACGAGTATATCGTTTTTAATCATTTTAACGATGAAATTGAAGATGCAATGGAACTGGCCAAATTCTGTAAGCACATCCCCTGCAAAGTCAATCTGATTGAGTACAACCCAATTCAGTTTGCAGATTTTATCAATGCCGAGGGCGATAAAATAGATGCCTTTTCGAATTACCTTAAAAATCAGGGGATAACCACCAATATCAGACGCAGCCGCGGTAAGGACATTGATGCAGCATGTGGACAACTGGCTGTTAAACAACAAAATTAA
- a CDS encoding PAS domain S-box protein, which yields MSSKDQRSSTNESNRISALHGYNILDTPIEYQFDNIARLASLICDAPIALIALVDEERIWFKSSIGITFNEMPRGISFCEQTILSEQENVYEVYDAQLDELFKNHPSVINEPYVRSYAGAPLIDEDGFKLGTVCIFDVVPRTLTAAQKEGLETLSREVMTHITLKRKSAELAANTQRFEDLLNISAVSPEIHCILDNNGTLLFINNAVTTILEYSVEEATGLNIWGFCHRDDVNRVVTIIEDGLRKRIKEFLVDFRVVSKTGIIRWISWTMVAKNNRWYAYGRDITESKKVEHELMKLSFVASKVNNAIVINDADNHVTWVNEAFEKITGFNLEDLKGKRLGDLIAGPETDLKLLEQARSLTKKNQSFTVDMLAYRKDKRPIWLSIYNTVVFNEKGEVETEVEIIIDITDKKKAEEELQVLSLVASETNTGVNISDPEGKTTWVNQSLEKLTGYDLAELQGHRLGDVLSGDNDVEQLRLIEESRRKAENKESYSIEVQARKKDGTIVWLSISNTPVIDAMGKLERQIELITDITQRKEVERELVEAKEQALQLSEAKEMFLSVMSHEIRTPLNAVIGMTHLLMDNDPKLSQVEDLNILKFSGENLLNIINDILDFTKIETGNLKLEPMPFSMKALATDIITSLSVNAAKKENKLRLDYDEAIPELVSGDKTRLYQILMNLLGNAIKFTDHGEVVLRLKLVFVHQDSTEIHFEVMDNGIGIPKDKLSYIFETFTQAKTDISRKYGGTGLGLAITKKLLQLYHADIHVNSIEGEGTCFSFTLNLGKAVAETSSLPQFPQFVTFAGKKVLVVDDNEINVLIAKRILGKFGLDIDAAFNGEEAIEKVQANSYDLIFMDIKMPGIDGFETTRQIRRMSGDYFRTIPIIALTASTLHNEYSKFKASGMNGHILKPFKPEEIRSLLSSYLYH from the coding sequence ATGTCATCAAAAGACCAGCGTTCATCAACTAATGAAAGTAATCGCATCAGCGCATTGCATGGCTATAATATTCTTGATACCCCAATAGAATATCAATTCGATAATATAGCCAGACTTGCCTCGCTGATATGTGATGCGCCTATTGCGCTCATCGCATTGGTTGATGAAGAAAGGATATGGTTTAAATCTTCCATAGGAATTACATTTAATGAAATGCCGAGAGGCATTTCATTTTGTGAACAAACCATCCTGAGTGAGCAGGAGAATGTCTATGAAGTCTATGATGCACAGTTGGATGAACTGTTCAAAAATCATCCTTCGGTAATTAATGAACCTTATGTGAGGTCGTATGCCGGGGCCCCCTTAATTGATGAGGATGGCTTTAAACTGGGTACAGTCTGCATTTTTGATGTGGTACCGCGGACACTTACTGCTGCGCAGAAGGAAGGGCTGGAAACGCTATCCAGAGAGGTGATGACCCACATCACCCTAAAAAGAAAAAGTGCTGAACTGGCCGCAAATACACAGCGTTTTGAAGATTTATTGAATATCTCAGCTGTGTCGCCGGAAATCCATTGTATTCTTGACAACAACGGGACGTTGTTGTTTATCAATAATGCGGTGACCACCATATTGGAATATAGTGTTGAGGAAGCAACAGGTCTGAATATCTGGGGTTTTTGCCATCGCGATGATGTAAATCGGGTGGTGACGATTATAGAAGACGGGCTAAGGAAAAGAATCAAGGAATTTTTGGTCGACTTTAGGGTGGTCAGCAAGACGGGCATTATTCGATGGATTAGCTGGACCATGGTAGCCAAAAATAACCGTTGGTATGCTTATGGAAGGGATATTACAGAGAGTAAAAAGGTTGAACATGAACTGATGAAGCTTTCGTTTGTAGCCAGTAAGGTAAACAATGCGATTGTCATTAATGATGCCGATAATCATGTAACATGGGTAAATGAAGCTTTTGAAAAAATCACCGGATTTAATCTGGAAGATTTGAAAGGAAAGCGGCTGGGCGATTTAATAGCCGGCCCTGAAACAGATTTAAAGTTGCTGGAGCAGGCCAGATCACTTACTAAAAAAAACCAATCGTTTACAGTAGATATGTTGGCTTATCGAAAAGATAAGCGCCCCATTTGGTTGTCCATTTATAATACCGTGGTGTTTAATGAAAAAGGAGAGGTGGAGACCGAGGTGGAAATCATTATCGACATTACAGACAAAAAGAAGGCCGAGGAGGAATTGCAGGTGTTGTCGCTTGTAGCCAGTGAAACTAATACTGGTGTCAATATCTCCGACCCCGAAGGTAAAACCACCTGGGTGAATCAATCTCTGGAAAAACTTACCGGTTATGATTTGGCCGAGCTGCAGGGACATAGATTGGGAGATGTGTTGTCGGGAGATAACGATGTTGAGCAGCTGCGATTAATTGAGGAGTCGAGGAGGAAGGCCGAAAATAAAGAATCTTATTCTATCGAAGTTCAGGCCAGGAAAAAAGATGGGACAATAGTATGGTTGTCGATTTCAAATACCCCCGTAATTGATGCTATGGGTAAATTGGAAAGGCAGATTGAGCTGATTACAGATATTACCCAGCGCAAGGAGGTAGAGCGGGAACTTGTGGAAGCAAAGGAGCAGGCACTTCAACTCAGTGAAGCAAAAGAGATGTTTCTTTCGGTGATGAGTCATGAGATCAGGACCCCGTTGAATGCGGTGATTGGTATGACGCATTTGCTGATGGATAATGACCCTAAGCTATCGCAGGTAGAGGATTTAAATATCCTGAAATTCTCGGGAGAAAACCTGCTGAACATCATTAATGATATCCTTGATTTTACGAAAATAGAAACTGGGAACCTAAAGCTGGAACCTATGCCCTTTAGCATGAAGGCACTGGCTACAGATATCATCACTTCGCTAAGTGTAAATGCTGCAAAAAAAGAGAATAAGCTAAGACTGGACTACGATGAGGCTATCCCCGAACTGGTTTCCGGAGATAAGACCAGGCTTTACCAGATTCTGATGAACTTATTGGGAAATGCCATCAAGTTTACCGACCATGGTGAAGTTGTTTTGCGACTTAAACTAGTCTTTGTTCATCAGGACAGTACCGAAATTCATTTCGAAGTGATGGATAACGGAATTGGCATACCAAAAGATAAACTGTCCTATATTTTTGAAACCTTTACTCAAGCTAAAACAGATATTTCGAGAAAATATGGAGGCACGGGCTTAGGATTAGCGATTACCAAAAAACTGTTGCAGCTTTATCATGCTGATATTCATGTAAACAGTATAGAAGGCGAGGGGACTTGTTTTTCTTTTACCCTGAATTTAGGGAAAGCTGTTGCCGAAACGTCCAGCTTGCCTCAATTTCCGCAGTTTGTTACTTTTGCCGGGAAGAAGGTGTTGGTTGTAGATGACAATGAGATTAATGTTTTAATCGCAAAACGAATCCTGGGGAAATTTGGATTAGATATCGATGCCGCCTTTAATGGTGAAGAGGCTATTGAAAAAGTCCAGGCGAATAGTTATGACCTGATTTTTATGGATATTAAAATGCCGGGAATCGACGGTTTTGAGACAACCAGACAGATCAGACGTATGTCAGGAGATTATTTCAGGACCATTCCTATTATTGCCTTGACTGCCTCTACACTCCATAATGAATACAGTAAGTTTAAAGCTTCGGGCATGAACGGACACATTCTGAAACCTTTCAAGCCTGAGGAGATCAGAAGCTTGCTTTCTTCCTATTTATATCACTAG